A single Haloglycomyces albus DSM 45210 DNA region contains:
- a CDS encoding MFS transporter: protein MPDKNTGTTWFTNKNARCLWYAGACISAAMWMLQITVALHVVATAGTSALATLLLVGTLPTLFLMPFAGLAADRFKVHRLARTGVAVQLCAVVGMALAVNLDSLVALAVTFAVQGMALSFWAPSRQQWLYTLIEPEMRQKANAAIGTLNGAMVIVGAIGAGVVSLWSSTVSIFAVTGLLGMALMQLLRVDVIPPAADTSSQDGPIAVRRHVSDFIAGLRDGLGATQRFPLARSVIWIGMAWGLIGGGYTVLVNGHIIENFNGDSLTVAAVFTGDGLAVIIATLLAGRLPRQRHLPVWALCYVLQGLLWAAFFLAPNLYLAVAFLVLMRFVGGFIIALDTTILLETVPPEYRGRVTSLHITTYNAMARVSLAALGAALAIVSLVWVGIIAGVMAALCGVIWWYTSGRRAGEAYLKAAKAPEVSLRSESS, encoded by the coding sequence GTGCCTGACAAGAACACCGGTACGACCTGGTTCACGAACAAAAACGCCCGATGCCTGTGGTACGCCGGAGCATGCATCTCGGCAGCAATGTGGATGCTGCAGATCACCGTCGCGCTACACGTCGTGGCGACGGCCGGGACCTCGGCGCTCGCAACCTTGCTACTGGTCGGCACTTTGCCGACTCTCTTTCTGATGCCGTTCGCGGGTTTGGCCGCCGACAGGTTCAAGGTTCACCGCCTGGCTCGGACGGGAGTTGCGGTTCAGCTCTGCGCGGTAGTGGGTATGGCGCTGGCGGTGAATCTCGACAGTCTGGTCGCCTTGGCCGTGACGTTCGCTGTGCAGGGCATGGCCCTGTCGTTCTGGGCGCCTTCCCGCCAGCAGTGGCTCTACACTCTCATTGAGCCCGAAATGCGGCAGAAGGCCAATGCCGCCATTGGAACACTGAACGGCGCCATGGTCATCGTAGGAGCAATCGGAGCGGGTGTCGTCTCCCTGTGGTCGTCGACGGTGTCGATATTCGCGGTGACGGGACTGCTCGGCATGGCTCTTATGCAATTGCTGCGAGTAGACGTCATTCCACCTGCTGCCGACACGAGCTCACAAGACGGACCTATAGCGGTACGACGGCATGTCAGTGACTTCATTGCGGGGCTTCGAGACGGTCTGGGAGCAACTCAACGCTTTCCCCTGGCGCGTTCCGTGATTTGGATCGGCATGGCCTGGGGCCTTATTGGCGGAGGCTATACCGTATTGGTGAACGGCCACATCATTGAGAACTTCAACGGGGACTCGCTCACCGTTGCTGCCGTGTTCACTGGCGACGGATTGGCGGTCATTATCGCTACCCTGTTGGCCGGAAGGCTTCCCCGCCAACGTCATCTTCCCGTATGGGCGCTCTGCTATGTACTGCAAGGGCTCCTGTGGGCTGCCTTCTTCCTGGCTCCCAACCTGTATCTTGCCGTTGCGTTCCTAGTGCTCATGCGGTTTGTCGGAGGCTTCATCATCGCTTTGGACACCACTATCCTTCTGGAGACGGTGCCACCGGAATATCGGGGGCGTGTGACTTCGCTTCATATCACCACATACAACGCCATGGCCCGGGTCTCCTTGGCGGCCTTGGGTGCCGCGCTGGCGATCGTCAGTTTGGTATGGGTGGGAATCATAGCCGGAGTGATGGCCGCCCTGTGCGGTGTCATCTGGTGGTACACCTCGGGTAGAAGAGCCGGGGAGGCTTATTTGAAGGCCGCCAAGGCGCCAGAGGTATCACTTCGTTCCGAAAGTTCGTGA
- a CDS encoding ribonucleoside-diphosphate reductase subunit alpha, which produces MFSASTSSPTAPTQPAAAPEHHQSRNPDHDRLLESVIAHVRLHAEGLPDALDVDLVTDALATGMWPAATEGDLRRRAVAIAADLVAREPSFSKLAARLLGTEIALETASEGVSSFTSAVKTAYDLGLVNADLAGFVARHGSRLDGLIDDDADDRFEFFGLRTVYDRYLLRHPDSRAVLERPQFFFMRVACGLSRTPEEAGELYSLMSSLAYLPSSPTLFNSGTQRTQLSSCFLLDSPVDSLESIYERYAQVARLSKYAGGIGISWSRVRSRGSLIRGTNGHSNGIVPWLRTLDSSVAAVNQGGRRKGAACVYLATWHADVEEFLELRDNTGSDDRRTHNLNLANWVPDEFMRRVEADEAWSLFDPKDVGELNDLWGEEFDAAYRDAENAGQAVKTVPARELYGRMMRTLAQTGNGWMTFSDTANRTSNQTARPGNVIHLSNLCTEILEVTSDAETAVCNLGSINLAEHCTADGFDFTRLERTVRTAMTFLDRTIDLSYYPTDEAKGANQRWRPVGLGCMGLADVFFRLKLDFDSEEAQRLSTRIAERIALVAWERSAELAAEFGAHPSFSDTRAADGVLHPDHYDAEVTLPERWEALRRAIAAHGLRNSLSIAVAPTATIASIAGCAECIEPVVSNVFKRETLSGEFLQVNRHLVEELKALDLWTEPIRRSIIVAEGSVQDIDEIPADIRRRYRTAWELPQRALIDLAAARTPFIDQAQSLNLFLSTPTIGKLSSMYRYAWKKGLKTTYYLRSRPATRIQQTTVSARSETSDEACSLENPESCEACQ; this is translated from the coding sequence ATGTTCAGCGCATCCACCAGTTCGCCCACAGCGCCCACTCAACCCGCTGCCGCGCCCGAGCACCATCAGTCCAGGAATCCCGACCACGATCGCCTACTCGAATCGGTCATCGCTCACGTCCGCTTGCATGCCGAGGGGCTCCCCGACGCTCTTGACGTCGACCTGGTCACCGATGCCCTCGCCACCGGCATGTGGCCCGCCGCCACCGAGGGTGACCTGCGTCGGAGAGCGGTCGCCATCGCTGCCGACCTCGTCGCCAGGGAACCGAGTTTCTCCAAGTTGGCCGCCCGCCTGTTGGGGACCGAGATCGCGCTGGAGACGGCGTCCGAAGGCGTGAGTTCGTTTACGTCCGCCGTTAAGACCGCCTATGACCTGGGTTTGGTGAATGCGGACTTGGCCGGGTTCGTCGCCCGGCACGGCTCACGGCTGGACGGCCTCATCGACGACGACGCTGACGACCGCTTTGAATTTTTCGGTTTGCGGACGGTTTACGACCGGTATCTACTCCGCCATCCGGATAGTCGCGCGGTCTTGGAGCGTCCGCAGTTTTTCTTCATGCGAGTCGCGTGCGGCCTGTCCCGAACTCCGGAGGAGGCCGGGGAATTGTACTCCCTCATGAGCTCTCTGGCCTATCTGCCGTCGTCTCCTACCCTGTTCAATTCCGGAACCCAACGGACGCAGTTGTCGTCGTGTTTCCTATTGGACTCGCCAGTGGACTCACTCGAATCGATCTACGAAAGATACGCTCAGGTGGCGCGACTGTCCAAGTACGCGGGAGGCATAGGGATCTCGTGGTCACGGGTACGCTCGCGCGGTTCGCTGATTCGAGGCACGAACGGGCACTCCAATGGGATCGTTCCATGGTTGCGAACGCTGGATTCCTCTGTGGCGGCGGTAAATCAAGGCGGACGCCGCAAGGGAGCCGCGTGCGTTTACCTGGCGACCTGGCATGCGGACGTGGAGGAGTTTCTGGAACTGCGTGACAATACCGGCTCCGATGATCGCCGCACCCACAACCTGAACTTGGCCAATTGGGTACCCGACGAGTTCATGCGGCGAGTGGAGGCCGACGAGGCATGGTCACTGTTCGACCCCAAAGACGTCGGCGAGCTCAACGACCTGTGGGGCGAGGAATTCGACGCCGCTTACCGCGATGCGGAGAATGCCGGTCAAGCCGTCAAAACCGTCCCGGCTCGGGAGCTGTACGGGCGCATGATGCGAACCCTGGCGCAGACGGGAAACGGGTGGATGACCTTCTCCGACACCGCCAATCGGACCTCGAACCAGACGGCACGACCGGGCAACGTCATTCACCTGTCGAACCTGTGCACCGAGATCCTCGAGGTGACCTCCGACGCCGAAACCGCCGTCTGCAACCTCGGGTCGATCAACCTGGCCGAGCACTGCACCGCCGACGGCTTTGACTTCACCCGCCTGGAACGCACCGTGCGGACCGCCATGACCTTTCTGGACCGGACCATCGACCTGTCGTACTACCCCACCGACGAGGCCAAGGGAGCCAATCAACGTTGGCGCCCGGTGGGCCTGGGATGCATGGGGCTGGCCGACGTCTTCTTCCGCCTCAAACTTGATTTCGACTCCGAAGAGGCACAACGGCTCTCCACTCGGATCGCCGAACGTATCGCGTTGGTGGCCTGGGAACGCTCCGCCGAGTTGGCCGCGGAATTCGGCGCACATCCGTCGTTTTCCGACACCCGAGCGGCCGACGGGGTTCTGCATCCGGACCACTACGATGCCGAGGTGACGCTCCCCGAACGTTGGGAGGCCCTGCGGCGCGCCATCGCCGCCCATGGCCTGCGCAATTCGCTGTCGATCGCCGTGGCGCCGACCGCCACGATCGCTTCGATCGCCGGTTGCGCGGAATGCATTGAACCGGTGGTTTCCAATGTCTTCAAACGCGAAACGCTGTCGGGAGAGTTCCTTCAGGTCAATCGACACCTGGTAGAGGAATTGAAGGCCCTGGACCTATGGACCGAGCCGATACGCCGGTCCATCATCGTCGCCGAAGGTTCCGTGCAGGACATCGACGAGATTCCAGCGGATATACGACGGCGTTACCGCACTGCCTGGGAGCTGCCACAGCGAGCGCTCATCGATCTGGCCGCAGCACGAACGCCTTTCATCGACCAGGCGCAGTCGCTGAATCTTTTCCTGTCGACTCCCACGATCGGCAAACTGTCGTCGATGTACCGCTATGCCTGGAAAAAGGGGCTCAAAACCACCTACTACCTTCGGTCGCGACCGGCGACCCGTATACAGCAAACGACCGTGTCGGCTCGGTCGGAAACCAGTGATGAGGCCTGTTCCCTGGAAAATCCCGAGAGCTGCGAAGCCTGTCAGTAA
- a CDS encoding ribonucleotide-diphosphate reductase subunit beta, giving the protein MLLDPGMNLTLRPMKYPDFYEQYRAAIRNTWTVEEVDLASDLTDLASFSDQERHLIHRLVAFFATGDTIVANNLVLNLYQHVNSPEGRLYLSRQLFEEAVHVQFYLTLLDTYLPDPDDRAEAFAAVDNIPSIKYKADFCFKWSDSVFELRELNSVDDRRAFLLNLICFAACIEGLFFYGAFAYVYWLRSHGLLDGLATGTNWVFRDESCHMRFAFSVVDVVREEEPELFDEAMRRQVTEMMEEAVEAELRFAEDLIGEGMPGMTVPDMKAYLEYVADQRLERLGMDKRFGSDNPFGFMALQDVQELTNFFERRATAYQTAVEGHVDLDEDF; this is encoded by the coding sequence ATGCTGTTGGACCCTGGAATGAACCTTACTTTGCGCCCGATGAAGTACCCGGATTTCTACGAACAATACCGGGCGGCGATTCGTAATACCTGGACTGTTGAAGAGGTCGATTTGGCTTCGGACCTCACCGATCTGGCGAGCTTCAGTGATCAGGAACGACACTTGATCCACCGCTTGGTCGCCTTCTTCGCCACCGGCGACACCATCGTGGCCAATAACCTGGTCCTCAACCTTTATCAGCACGTCAATTCGCCCGAAGGTCGCCTTTACTTGTCTCGGCAGCTCTTTGAAGAGGCCGTCCACGTGCAGTTTTATCTGACTCTATTGGACACTTACCTGCCGGACCCCGACGATCGTGCCGAAGCGTTCGCGGCTGTGGACAATATTCCCTCCATCAAGTACAAGGCCGACTTCTGTTTTAAGTGGAGCGATTCGGTTTTCGAACTCCGCGAGTTGAATTCGGTGGACGACCGGCGCGCCTTCCTGCTCAATCTCATCTGCTTTGCCGCCTGTATCGAGGGCCTGTTCTTCTACGGGGCTTTCGCCTACGTCTACTGGCTGCGGTCACACGGCCTGCTGGACGGTTTGGCCACGGGTACGAACTGGGTGTTTCGCGACGAATCCTGTCACATGAGGTTCGCCTTCAGCGTCGTCGACGTCGTGCGCGAGGAGGAACCGGAACTGTTCGACGAGGCGATGCGGCGGCAGGTCACCGAAATGATGGAAGAGGCCGTGGAAGCGGAACTGCGGTTCGCCGAGGATCTGATCGGTGAGGGAATGCCCGGAATGACCGTGCCGGACATGAAGGCCTACCTGGAGTATGTGGCCGATCAGCGTCTCGAACGGCTGGGCATGGACAAGAGGTTCGGTTCAGACAACCCCTTCGGTTTTATGGCCCTGCAGGATGTCCAGGAGCTGACGAACTTCTTCGAACGCCGCGCGACCGCGTACCAAACGGCCGTCGAAGGGCATGTTGACCTCGACGAGGACTTTTAA
- the putP gene encoding sodium/proline symporter PutP, with product MFELSVPILATFVVYLVGMIAIGAWLYRRTSSLSDFAIGGRRLNAPTAALSAQASDMSAWLLMGLPGAVYASGIGSIWMAGGLALGSYLNWLIVAGRLRTFTERAGNAVSLSAYFESRFQDRTTLLRLVSAAVILVFFTVYVASGLVAGGKLFNSIFGVEPKVAIAVSVVVIIVYTFLGGFLAVSLTDALQGTLMFFALLVVPLIVVWQTGGFGDFFSDLQLINPDILNARKEVEMSSGDWISSSGTLGFIGIVSLAAWGFGYFGQPHILARFMGIKSAAHVPTARRIGTTWIVLSLAFAVMVGLAGIVYFDEQLADSEMVFVALTTDIFNSWAPWISGIILAAVLAAVMSTADSQLLVSSTAVTEDFYRRYFKRDAGDSHLLWVGRAAVIGVALVAYILTLWNNDSVLEIVSYAWAGFGAAFGPVIVASLYWRNMTWVGAFAGMIGGAATVIVWESLGSPYDLYSIVPGLVVAVLAILGGSFLGQKPEVDLTPETKETVAAE from the coding sequence ATGTTTGAACTGTCAGTACCGATCTTGGCGACGTTCGTCGTCTACTTGGTCGGAATGATTGCCATTGGTGCCTGGCTGTATCGCCGCACCTCAAGCCTGAGCGACTTCGCCATCGGTGGGCGTCGCCTCAACGCGCCGACCGCCGCCCTGTCGGCCCAGGCGTCCGACATGTCGGCATGGCTGTTGATGGGTCTGCCCGGTGCCGTGTACGCCTCGGGCATCGGCTCCATCTGGATGGCGGGCGGTTTGGCGCTCGGCTCCTATCTCAACTGGCTGATCGTGGCCGGACGACTGCGGACCTTTACCGAGCGGGCCGGTAACGCCGTGAGCCTCTCGGCCTATTTTGAAAGCCGTTTCCAAGACCGCACGACCTTGCTGCGCCTGGTGTCGGCCGCCGTGATCCTGGTGTTCTTCACCGTTTACGTGGCCAGTGGGCTCGTTGCCGGAGGAAAGCTGTTCAACAGCATTTTCGGAGTCGAACCCAAGGTCGCCATCGCCGTGTCGGTCGTGGTCATCATCGTCTACACCTTCCTGGGCGGTTTCCTGGCCGTATCACTCACCGACGCCCTGCAGGGTACGTTGATGTTCTTCGCTCTCCTGGTAGTCCCACTCATCGTCGTGTGGCAAACCGGCGGTTTCGGTGACTTCTTCTCGGACCTGCAGCTGATCAACCCCGACATCCTCAACGCTCGCAAGGAAGTGGAGATGTCCAGCGGCGATTGGATCTCCTCCTCCGGCACCCTCGGTTTCATCGGAATCGTCAGCCTGGCCGCCTGGGGCTTCGGTTACTTCGGGCAGCCCCACATTCTGGCGCGTTTCATGGGCATCAAGTCCGCCGCACACGTTCCCACCGCCCGCCGGATCGGTACCACGTGGATCGTTCTCAGCCTCGCCTTCGCCGTGATGGTCGGGCTCGCCGGTATCGTCTACTTCGATGAACAGCTCGCCGATTCGGAAATGGTGTTCGTCGCGCTGACGACCGACATCTTCAACTCCTGGGCACCCTGGATCTCCGGCATCATTCTCGCCGCCGTACTGGCCGCGGTGATGTCGACGGCCGACAGCCAACTGCTGGTGTCGTCCACTGCGGTAACCGAGGACTTCTACCGCCGCTACTTCAAACGCGACGCCGGCGATTCGCACTTGCTGTGGGTCGGTCGTGCGGCCGTCATCGGAGTCGCTCTGGTGGCGTACATCCTGACGTTGTGGAACAACGATTCGGTTCTCGAAATCGTCTCCTACGCCTGGGCCGGATTCGGTGCGGCCTTCGGTCCGGTCATCGTCGCCAGCCTGTACTGGCGCAACATGACCTGGGTGGGCGCGTTCGCCGGAATGATCGGCGGTGCGGCCACCGTGATCGTCTGGGAGAGTCTCGGAAGTCCATACGACCTGTATTCGATCGTTCCGGGTCTGGTCGTCGCCGTCCTCGCGATCTTGGGTGGCAGCTTCCTCGGACAGAAGCCCGAGGTCGACCTGACACCCGAAACCAAGGAAACGGTCGCCGCCGAATAG
- a CDS encoding FmdB family zinc ribbon protein — MPVYEYRCGDCGYEFDQRQSFSEARLTDCPSCGQEKSLKKLFGSVGVSFKGSGFYRNDSRSTNSSKIGSDSSQKDGKKKEDSGGESKSSDAAKSETKSSSSSKSSDKAA, encoded by the coding sequence GTGCCAGTTTACGAATATCGTTGCGGTGACTGCGGCTACGAATTCGACCAGCGGCAGTCGTTCAGTGAGGCCCGCCTCACCGACTGCCCTTCGTGTGGGCAGGAGAAGAGTTTGAAGAAACTCTTCGGCAGTGTAGGGGTTTCCTTCAAGGGAAGCGGTTTTTACCGCAACGATTCCCGCTCGACGAATTCGAGCAAGATCGGTTCCGATTCCTCTCAGAAGGACGGCAAGAAGAAGGAGGATTCCGGCGGCGAATCCAAGTCGTCCGATGCGGCCAAGAGTGAGACGAAGAGCAGCTCGTCCTCAAAGTCCTCAGACAAGGCGGCATAG
- a CDS encoding 5-formyltetrahydrofolate cyclo-ligase, with translation MEDKTSVRRWFLAQRKAVSKPTRERCDTQIHRHLTEYMGEITKGVYVAAYEPFGTEPGQTLTPLLPERLNERHAIIVPRLCDDGDLDWQDYRPSNEPPGPLLGREAIRRAAVVVVPAVAVDADGVRLGRGGGSYDRALARVTLDVPVMALVYDHEFVPRLPRDAHDRLVSHVVTPSRGVVRLDAAG, from the coding sequence ATGGAGGATAAAACAAGTGTGCGCCGATGGTTTCTCGCGCAGCGGAAGGCCGTGTCGAAGCCGACGCGTGAGCGATGCGATACCCAAATCCATAGACATCTTACAGAGTATATGGGAGAAATCACTAAAGGTGTATATGTGGCGGCGTACGAACCTTTTGGAACCGAACCCGGGCAAACCTTGACCCCTCTTCTGCCCGAACGCCTGAATGAACGTCATGCGATCATTGTGCCCCGACTGTGTGACGACGGGGACCTCGATTGGCAGGATTACCGCCCTTCGAATGAGCCTCCGGGACCGCTGTTGGGCCGTGAGGCGATCCGTCGAGCGGCTGTCGTGGTCGTTCCGGCCGTGGCCGTGGACGCCGACGGGGTCCGCTTGGGGCGTGGTGGAGGTTCGTATGATCGCGCCTTGGCCCGCGTCACGCTCGACGTGCCGGTAATGGCGTTGGTTTACGACCATGAATTCGTTCCCCGCCTGCCGCGCGACGCTCACGATCGGCTCGTCAGCCACGTCGTGACCCCCTCCCGGGGAGTGGTGCGCCTCGACGCGGCGGGTTGA
- a CDS encoding sensor domain-containing diguanylate cyclase, whose product MSLRGRLTSAFLVVVLGPVLVGAVFVALIVSYMSDVRTDEQLDAAADTVEGRISMYCERIHTANTALAMTYRDGHTDTVTSMAELIVERGVSDGVTVSVDGEPSSVIGAALPQGQGVDCVAPDASSEQRVSAILVSQTISTPDGNVTLASYRIVNADFLNGLADHSHAAVELDDAREPRLEAGLSNPDKWRTADSFIPLRVGIPHVNVGPMYWVLGGMLVASIGLAIGLAAWLARSTTRPLGELSTAAERLAEGNLSIRVPVHGRDEMGQLAGSFNQMAAQTQRYVQALTSSRDQMRGQLRRLGQTLSATLDLDRIMEVILDTAIVATGAGGGVVMLVDVDDSNRLKQRAGEGDLGLDEPATVRFGEGVIGRIAAEGVPMSGRMVNGRFHGLQRSQTEPNAESLIAVPFRGRSQGVPLADDSGWDGLEGEQGAVMGVLVLYNRVGAPTFDDRDFETLETFAGQVAVAVENVLLHRQAQRLSLTDPLTGLWNLRFMQSAVQREMERARRYGHCSALLAIDIDLFKAVNDTYGHPAGDQVLIELARRINGQIREVDLAFRQGGEEFMVLLPETDEFGAVSVAERLTAAVNSRPFRLNIHDGPMELDISISIGVAVTELNGETAPELISAADQALYSAKESGRNTWRIARW is encoded by the coding sequence GTGTCACTACGCGGTCGCCTTACCTCGGCATTCCTCGTCGTGGTCCTCGGGCCGGTGCTCGTGGGCGCCGTATTCGTGGCCCTCATCGTCTCCTACATGTCCGACGTTCGCACCGATGAGCAGCTCGATGCCGCCGCCGATACCGTGGAAGGGCGCATCAGCATGTACTGCGAGCGCATCCATACGGCCAATACCGCGCTGGCCATGACCTATCGCGACGGCCATACCGACACGGTGACGTCCATGGCCGAGCTCATCGTAGAGCGTGGGGTCTCTGACGGAGTGACCGTTTCGGTCGACGGTGAGCCGTCCTCGGTGATCGGAGCCGCGCTTCCGCAGGGGCAGGGGGTCGACTGCGTCGCTCCGGATGCTTCGAGTGAGCAGCGGGTTTCGGCGATTTTGGTGTCGCAAACCATTTCCACTCCCGACGGGAACGTGACATTGGCGTCCTATCGCATCGTCAACGCGGATTTTCTGAACGGTTTGGCGGATCATTCCCATGCGGCGGTGGAACTGGACGACGCACGTGAGCCGCGCTTGGAGGCGGGGTTGTCGAATCCGGACAAGTGGCGAACGGCGGACTCCTTCATCCCGCTTCGTGTCGGCATTCCGCATGTGAATGTGGGTCCGATGTATTGGGTTCTGGGCGGAATGTTGGTGGCGTCGATCGGTTTGGCGATCGGCTTGGCCGCTTGGCTGGCTCGCTCGACGACGCGTCCCTTGGGGGAGCTGTCGACGGCCGCGGAGCGTTTGGCCGAGGGGAATCTGAGTATTCGCGTGCCGGTGCACGGCCGTGACGAGATGGGGCAGTTGGCGGGTTCGTTCAACCAGATGGCGGCGCAGACGCAGCGTTATGTGCAGGCGTTGACCTCGTCGCGGGATCAAATGCGCGGGCAGTTGCGTCGCTTGGGGCAGACCTTGTCGGCCACCTTGGATTTGGACCGGATTATGGAGGTCATTCTGGATACCGCCATTGTGGCCACCGGTGCGGGCGGCGGCGTGGTGATGTTGGTCGACGTGGATGATTCGAATCGTTTGAAACAACGGGCCGGGGAGGGCGATTTGGGTCTGGACGAACCGGCGACGGTGCGTTTCGGCGAGGGTGTCATCGGTCGGATCGCCGCCGAGGGCGTCCCCATGTCGGGCCGGATGGTCAACGGTCGATTCCATGGTTTGCAGCGCAGTCAGACTGAACCGAACGCGGAGTCGTTGATTGCGGTACCGTTCCGAGGCCGAAGTCAGGGGGTGCCTCTGGCGGACGATTCGGGATGGGACGGTCTCGAGGGCGAGCAGGGTGCGGTCATGGGAGTGTTGGTGCTGTACAACCGAGTCGGCGCACCGACGTTTGACGATCGTGACTTTGAGACCTTGGAGACCTTTGCCGGGCAGGTTGCCGTGGCGGTGGAGAATGTGCTGTTGCATCGGCAGGCGCAGCGATTGAGTTTGACCGACCCGCTGACGGGACTGTGGAATCTGCGCTTCATGCAGTCGGCGGTGCAGCGTGAAATGGAACGGGCACGGCGTTATGGGCATTGCTCGGCATTGTTGGCGATTGACATCGACCTGTTCAAGGCGGTGAACGACACCTATGGTCACCCGGCCGGGGATCAGGTGTTGATCGAGTTGGCGCGGCGTATCAATGGGCAGATTCGCGAGGTTGACCTGGCTTTCCGGCAGGGAGGTGAGGAGTTCATGGTTCTGCTCCCGGAAACCGATGAGTTCGGGGCGGTGTCAGTGGCCGAGCGTCTGACCGCGGCGGTGAATTCGCGTCCCTTCCGGCTTAACATCCATGATGGACCGATGGAATTGGACATTTCGATTTCCATCGGCGTGGCGGTGACGGAATTGAACGGGGAAACCGCGCCGGAGCTGATTTCGGCCGCTGATCAGGCGCTGTATTCCGCCAAGGAGTCGGGCCGCAATACCTGGCGCATCGCGCGCTGGTAA
- a CDS encoding UTP--glucose-1-phosphate uridylyltransferase translates to MSENKRATKAIVPAAGNATRFLPSTKSVPKELFPVIDKPVLHHIVEEAAAAGLSDVLLVTARGKDALTDYFDARPDLEDALRRKGDDKRLQAVKQPEQLADITAIRQGGALGLGHAVGRGAHFVGDEPFAVLLGDEFCDIDDELLPQMIDLQSQTGGIVLALLEVPWDEVSRYGVASVNSTDNDDVVEVTGLVEKPARENAPSNLIVVGRYILPGTIFPEIDRTEPGRGGEIGLTEAMDAMRENGTPVHGVVFKGRRYDTGEPVGYLKTLVELAAQRDDLRSFRTWLRDFSAELDD, encoded by the coding sequence ATGTCGGAAAACAAACGCGCCACCAAAGCCATTGTTCCCGCCGCCGGGAATGCGACCCGTTTTCTCCCCTCGACCAAGTCCGTTCCCAAAGAGCTCTTTCCGGTGATCGACAAGCCGGTCCTGCACCATATCGTCGAAGAGGCCGCGGCCGCCGGTCTTTCTGACGTCCTTCTCGTGACCGCCCGTGGCAAGGACGCACTCACCGACTACTTCGACGCACGGCCCGACTTGGAGGACGCTCTACGGCGTAAGGGAGACGACAAGCGCCTGCAAGCGGTCAAGCAGCCTGAGCAGCTGGCCGATATCACGGCGATTCGTCAGGGCGGAGCGCTCGGTTTGGGGCACGCCGTTGGCCGTGGGGCACACTTCGTCGGTGACGAACCCTTCGCCGTCCTATTGGGAGACGAATTCTGCGACATCGACGACGAACTTCTCCCGCAAATGATTGATCTGCAATCGCAAACCGGCGGAATTGTATTGGCGCTCTTGGAAGTCCCTTGGGACGAAGTAAGCCGGTACGGAGTCGCGTCGGTCAATTCCACCGATAACGACGATGTTGTGGAAGTGACCGGTTTGGTGGAAAAGCCGGCCCGCGAAAATGCACCTTCCAATCTCATTGTGGTCGGTCGGTATATATTGCCGGGAACAATTTTCCCCGAAATCGATCGAACAGAGCCCGGGCGAGGCGGTGAAATCGGACTGACCGAAGCAATGGATGCCATGCGAGAGAATGGAACACCGGTTCACGGAGTGGTATTCAAGGGCCGTCGTTACGATACCGGGGAGCCGGTCGGTTATTTGAAGACCCTGGTGGAACTCGCCGCTCAACGCGACGACCTGCGGTCGTTCCGCACCTGGTTGCGCGACTTCAGCGCGGAACTGGACGACTGA